A portion of the Zootoca vivipara chromosome 6, rZooViv1.1, whole genome shotgun sequence genome contains these proteins:
- the LOC118085942 gene encoding protein phosphatase 1 regulatory subunit 3E-like: MEKAGSVHTSVPTPPPRLYLPRNFSCSACLYGSLADQCKGGCSPEPETVEGPLSSSSPPPCSSPPPPSPPVTREAVAAAVAQKPHPLPPPRSPSPPTSPPPASPSSRGREPTLPSVPPSPTLRRRAKSLPTPGERGLRPALQQSPSRRKTVRFADSLGLELIAVRHFCQADVPRVPPAAPLAASPFPLPRAADLLKTRKPPSLGELEPVLFGPPAPVLEPLFPPQPGASAGFGERVRQHKVKLEWVRPEASGLRGAVRVLNVAFEKSVSVRYTLNRWASCNEMPAAYLPPPPNGLSDRFAFHLPVGAGTTLLEFAVRYRVADAEYWDNNDGHNYRLRARQRPPAASGHEPGGGAWIHFI, encoded by the coding sequence atgGAGAAGGCCGGCTCCGTGCACACGTCGGTGCCCACGCCGCCGCCGCGCCTCTACCTCCCGCGCAACTTCAGCTGCAGCGCCTGCCTCTACGGCAGCCTAGCCGACCAATGCAAGGGGGGCTGCAGCCCGGAGCCCGAGACCGTCGAGGGGCCGCTGTCGTCGTCGTCTCCACCGCCGTgctcctcgccgccgccgccctccccgCCGGTGACCCGAGAGGCGGTGGCAGCGGCTGTTGCCCAGAAGCCGCACCCGCTGCCCCCTCCTCGCTCCCCGTCGCCGCCGACCTCCCCTCCGCCCGCGTCGCCGTCTTCCCGCGGCCGGGAGCCCACGCTGCCGTCGGTGCCTCCCAGCCCGACCCTCCGGCGCCGAGCCAAGTCTCTGCCCACGCCGGGCGAGCGGGGCTTACGGCCGGCCCTGCAGCAGAGCCCGTCTCGCCGCAAAACGGTGCGCTTCGCCGACTCGCTGGGCCTGGAACTCATTGCCGTGCGCCACTTCTGCCAGGCCGACGTGCCCCGTGTGCCGCCGGCGGCGCCGCTGGCCGCCTCGCCTTTCCCACTGCCGCGCGCcgccgacctgctcaagacgcGCAAGCCGCCGTCGCTGGGCGAGCTGGAGCCGGTGCTCTTCGGGCCTCCGGCGCCCGTGCTGGAGCCCCTCTTCCCACCGCAGCCGGGCGCCAGCGCGGGTTTCGGCGAACGCGTCCGGCAGCACAAGGTGAAGCTGGAGTGGGTGCGCCCCGAGGCGTCGGGGCTGCGCGGCGCCGTGCGCGTCCTCAACGTGGCCTTCGAGAAGAGCGTGTCTGTGCGCTACACGCTCAACCGCTGGGCCAGCTGCAACGAGATGCCCGCCGCCtacctgccgccgccgcccaacGGCCTCAGCGACCGCTTCGCCTTCCACCTGCCCGTGGGCGCGGGCACCACGCTGCTGGAGTTCGCCGTTCGCTACCGCGTGGCCGACGCTGAGTACTGGGACAACAACGACGGCCACAACTACCGGCTGCGCGCCAGGCAGAGGCCGCCGGCCGCCTCGGGCCACGAACCGGGCGGCGGCGCCTGGATCCACTTCATCTGA